The proteins below come from a single Halobacteriovorax sp. DA5 genomic window:
- a CDS encoding pseudouridine synthase has product MATKLKHNNNFCNLTEKDTLKEFLKGELHFSNKAIKTSYISKVALQSHLAPKSELYLPRDLLNRYHVNPIYTGVAIEVIYEDDIFIVLNKPQGIHGHPMEYSETNTVLNFMRDHFNLPSLGNPRSDYEKGLLYRLDKLTSGVLIYIKDELIHENLRNSFSQIAKEKTYLAVVSGKLEESLHLTDRLVSSGIKGEKMIVNDVGVEATLKVDSLYYHERKNLTLVRVTLNEGHRHQIRVQLSNAGLPIIGDPLYNEEYNKEQDKRLYLHAFQYCLDVNGHTTCFKAEKADLFCDLLDLDSLMDVAS; this is encoded by the coding sequence ATGGCCACAAAGTTGAAGCACAATAATAATTTCTGTAATCTCACTGAAAAAGATACATTAAAGGAGTTCCTTAAAGGGGAGCTCCATTTTTCCAATAAAGCAATCAAGACCTCTTATATATCAAAGGTTGCGCTTCAGTCGCATCTTGCTCCTAAGAGTGAGCTATATCTGCCAAGAGACCTTTTAAATCGCTATCACGTCAATCCTATCTACACAGGAGTTGCTATTGAAGTGATTTATGAGGATGATATTTTTATCGTTTTAAATAAGCCACAGGGAATCCACGGACACCCTATGGAGTATAGTGAAACAAATACTGTTCTTAATTTCATGCGTGATCACTTTAATCTTCCAAGCCTTGGAAACCCTCGCTCGGATTATGAGAAGGGCCTTTTATATCGCCTTGATAAGTTAACGAGTGGTGTGCTTATCTATATTAAAGATGAGCTCATCCATGAGAATCTTCGTAATTCTTTTTCTCAAATTGCAAAAGAGAAGACTTACTTGGCCGTCGTAAGTGGCAAGCTTGAAGAGAGTTTACATCTAACAGATCGTCTCGTTTCAAGTGGAATTAAAGGTGAGAAGATGATTGTGAATGATGTTGGAGTGGAAGCGACTTTAAAGGTAGATTCTCTCTACTATCACGAAAGGAAGAATCTTACGTTAGTTAGGGTTACACTCAACGAAGGACATCGCCATCAGATACGTGTTCAACTTTCTAATGCTGGCCTTCCAATTATCGGGGATCCGCTTTATAACGAAGAATATAATAAAGAACAAGATAAGCGTCTTTATTTACACGCATTTCAGTATTGCTTAGACGTTAATGGACACACGACTTGTTTTAAAGCAGAGAAGGCAGACTTATTCTGCGACCTCTTGGACTTGGATAGTCTGATGGATGTGGCGAGCTAG
- a CDS encoding WYL domain-containing protein, translating to MTSFSSMEDQNFWNILFNLEEIRKPISLVTFLRKNHINRDEFYMFYEKSHFYGLSIDLRPKDDEFLLMPLSWRRDYGDVLLENTSHRELIKDIQAACKEGRVCEFTFLDQSKKKVRPWRVVLSQNLYKVISEDVVTKKLITIDMNEVDDIEFQEFDYSSMYSRFEIEEYINALRHIDGSDQRLVLKLNYGFELPPISNLIFLGHPYSTTNQYGEIIWAASVEKSLYLFDWLYSMRDQIEILEPSCIKEEFEEFCQKRRNAA from the coding sequence ATGACGTCATTTTCGTCTATGGAAGATCAAAATTTTTGGAATATTTTGTTTAATTTAGAAGAAATTAGAAAGCCAATCAGTTTGGTTACTTTCCTAAGAAAAAATCACATTAATCGAGATGAATTCTATATGTTCTATGAGAAGTCTCACTTTTATGGGTTGTCGATTGATCTGCGCCCTAAGGATGATGAATTCTTATTAATGCCACTTTCTTGGCGTAGAGATTATGGAGATGTATTACTGGAGAATACTTCACATCGTGAATTGATCAAAGATATCCAGGCCGCTTGTAAAGAAGGAAGAGTGTGTGAGTTTACTTTCTTAGATCAATCAAAAAAGAAAGTTAGACCTTGGCGAGTCGTTCTTTCTCAAAATCTATATAAAGTCATTAGTGAAGATGTTGTGACTAAGAAATTAATCACTATTGATATGAACGAAGTCGATGATATTGAATTTCAAGAATTCGACTACTCTTCCATGTATTCACGATTTGAAATTGAAGAATATATCAATGCCTTAAGACATATTGATGGAAGTGACCAGCGTTTAGTTCTAAAGTTAAATTATGGCTTTGAGTTACCTCCAATTAGTAATTTAATCTTTCTTGGTCATCCATACTCAACAACAAATCAGTATGGAGAAATCATTTGGGCGGCCTCAGTTGAAAAGTCGCTATACTTATTTGACTGGCTATATTCAATGCGCGATCAAATTGAAATTCTTGAACCAAGTTGTATTAAAGAAGAATTTGAGGAGTTTTGCCAGAAAAGAAGAAATGCTGCATAA
- a CDS encoding septation protein IspZ yields MKKNNLFLISFLPALLYWYLEETQTVEIAIIGGLSLAIIEIIFEKIFFKHIHSISKLNFIIILVLGPISLIGHDGVWFKLQPFFTGLFLSGFLIFNLRQGKSLMLTMMEDMEKKANIPEEIMTKIEYHLAYFLLFNGIFMGYLAIYESTSRWAFFKSIGFYIVFAVFLVLEIIIIRREVKKIMLEQMHSQADMLHTHRGGPFD; encoded by the coding sequence ATGAAAAAGAATAACTTATTTCTAATATCGTTTCTCCCAGCGCTTCTTTATTGGTATCTGGAAGAAACACAGACAGTGGAGATTGCCATTATTGGTGGTCTTTCACTGGCGATTATAGAAATCATATTTGAAAAGATCTTCTTTAAACATATTCACTCTATTTCTAAATTAAATTTCATTATCATTCTAGTTCTTGGACCAATCTCTTTAATTGGACACGATGGTGTGTGGTTTAAGCTTCAGCCATTTTTTACAGGCCTCTTTCTAAGTGGCTTTCTGATCTTTAATCTTAGGCAAGGAAAAAGCTTAATGCTTACCATGATGGAAGATATGGAAAAGAAAGCAAATATTCCCGAAGAGATCATGACAAAGATCGAGTACCACTTGGCTTATTTCTTACTCTTTAATGGAATCTTTATGGGCTACCTTGCTATTTATGAATCAACTTCACGTTGGGCCTTCTTTAAATCCATCGGTTTCTATATCGTTTTTGCCGTCTTTCTTGTTTTAGAAATTATTATAATAAGACGTGAGGTTAAGAAGATTATGCTTGAGCAAATGCACTCTCAAGCCGATATGCTACATACACACCGTGGAGGACCATTTGACTAA
- a CDS encoding protein kinase: MTKTGDIVEIEEFDIVPGRTLAGRYVVIEKLGSGYEGEVYRVREKHTNIERAVKIYFPQRNKKFKVSTRYSLKLEKLKHSPIVMDCLSHELITLKGQKVACLTSEFIEGEMLGEFIQKQKNKRLEIFSAIHLLYSIVVGVESIHLEGEYHGDLHTENIIIRRFGLEFDLKIIDLHHWGDSKKDNRDEDIIKIIRIFYDILGGQKHYKKLSPSIKYIICGLKRGMILNRFKNISMLRYHLETMDWSDAV, from the coding sequence TTGACTAAAACAGGCGATATAGTTGAGATTGAAGAGTTTGATATTGTTCCTGGGCGCACCCTTGCCGGGCGTTATGTTGTCATTGAGAAACTTGGTTCTGGTTACGAAGGTGAAGTTTACCGCGTAAGAGAAAAACACACCAATATTGAAAGGGCCGTAAAAATTTACTTCCCGCAAAGAAATAAGAAATTCAAGGTAAGCACTAGATATTCATTGAAGCTTGAAAAGCTTAAACATAGTCCAATTGTTATGGACTGCCTATCGCATGAATTAATTACTCTTAAAGGTCAAAAAGTTGCCTGCTTAACATCTGAGTTTATTGAAGGGGAGATGCTTGGAGAGTTTATTCAAAAACAAAAGAATAAGCGTCTGGAAATCTTTTCTGCCATCCACTTACTTTATTCGATTGTTGTCGGTGTTGAATCAATCCACTTAGAAGGTGAGTATCATGGTGACCTTCATACTGAAAATATTATTATTCGTCGCTTTGGATTAGAGTTTGATTTAAAGATTATCGATCTTCACCACTGGGGCGATTCGAAAAAAGATAATCGCGATGAAGATATTATCAAAATCATCAGAATTTTCTATGATATCCTAGGAGGACAGAAGCATTATAAAAAGCTATCACCATCGATTAAGTACATTATTTGTGGACTTAAACGTGGGATGATCTTAAATCGTTTTAAGAATATTAGTATGCTTCGCTATCACCTAGAAACCATGGATTGGTCAGATGCCGTTTAA
- a CDS encoding PP2C family serine/threonine-protein phosphatase, which yields MPFKKIVSDIQEFEHEIFDFGDYRIGYFIAKHKLKETNDNNEDALFISGEEKSFVVGVSDGAGGHPRGRDAAVAIVEAVAQYKDGSNCIELIETANQHVSDLKAGARSTLAFAQIKDDMVRFYHVGDSEILYWNAHGNEIYTSTPHSGVGHMVKAGVLGQEESLAHPERNYVNNLMGDDVIKIESTSGANIKKGHTILIGSDGLFDNIPHDSLTELIGQGIFDKSFENLAEFCKIQNEDAWLKYDDISFIAIRKVKA from the coding sequence ATGCCGTTTAAGAAAATTGTTTCCGATATACAAGAATTTGAACATGAAATTTTCGATTTTGGTGATTATCGAATTGGTTACTTCATAGCTAAACACAAACTAAAAGAAACTAATGACAATAACGAAGATGCACTCTTTATTAGTGGTGAAGAGAAATCTTTTGTTGTTGGGGTTTCTGACGGTGCTGGAGGACATCCACGTGGCCGAGATGCGGCCGTTGCTATCGTTGAAGCTGTGGCCCAGTATAAAGATGGAAGTAATTGTATTGAACTTATTGAAACGGCCAATCAACACGTCTCTGACCTTAAGGCCGGAGCAAGATCAACTCTTGCCTTTGCCCAGATCAAAGATGATATGGTTCGTTTCTACCACGTTGGGGATTCGGAAATTCTTTATTGGAATGCCCACGGCAATGAAATCTATACTTCCACTCCACACTCTGGAGTTGGCCACATGGTTAAGGCCGGAGTTCTAGGTCAGGAAGAATCCCTTGCTCACCCTGAAAGAAATTACGTTAATAACCTCATGGGTGATGACGTCATTAAAATTGAATCAACTTCTGGGGCCAATATTAAAAAAGGTCACACCATTCTCATTGGAAGTGATGGTTTATTCGACAATATCCCTCATGACTCCCTTACTGAACTTATTGGACAGGGGATTTTTGATAAGTCATTTGAAAACCTCGCTGAGTTTTGTAAAATTCAAAACGAAGATGCTTGGCTTAAGTACGATGACATCTCTTTTATCGCGATTCGAAAGGTTAAGGCTTAG
- the pheA gene encoding prephenate dehydratase produces the protein MKVAFQGTKGSYSEEALYKYFGKDVKAVGIALSEDVCSALENEEVACAILPIENSIVGNVDINMDLIFKHDFFAIGELYLEINHCLMANQGVDVADIKAVYSHPIALAQCHGFFKDQGLKPVAEFDTAGSAKIISESKSLNEACVGSRLCADYYGLNIIQEKIQDEAANYTRFLIFVKEKNIPTGIGKEKTSIAFTTKHHPGALLGCLQVFADYSINLTKLESRPIPHEPFKYIFYVDFMGALHNDKVQECLKELKRDANDIKILGSYPAGQF, from the coding sequence ATGAAGGTAGCATTTCAAGGCACCAAAGGTTCTTACTCAGAAGAAGCACTCTATAAATATTTTGGTAAAGACGTTAAGGCCGTGGGCATTGCCCTAAGTGAAGACGTATGTAGCGCCCTTGAAAATGAGGAAGTCGCTTGTGCCATCTTACCTATCGAAAATAGCATCGTCGGAAACGTCGATATCAATATGGATTTAATTTTTAAACATGACTTCTTTGCCATTGGCGAACTCTACCTAGAAATTAACCATTGCCTTATGGCCAATCAGGGTGTTGATGTAGCGGACATTAAGGCCGTCTACTCTCACCCGATTGCCTTGGCCCAATGCCATGGCTTTTTTAAAGATCAAGGCCTAAAACCTGTTGCTGAATTCGACACGGCAGGTTCTGCCAAAATTATCTCAGAGTCGAAGTCTTTGAATGAAGCCTGTGTTGGATCTCGTCTATGCGCTGACTACTACGGCCTTAATATCATTCAAGAAAAGATTCAAGATGAAGCGGCAAACTACACGCGCTTTCTAATTTTCGTCAAAGAAAAGAATATTCCAACAGGAATTGGGAAAGAAAAAACAAGTATCGCTTTCACAACAAAGCACCACCCAGGAGCTCTTCTAGGGTGCCTGCAAGTTTTCGCTGACTACAGCATCAACTTAACAAAACTAGAATCCCGCCCTATTCCACACGAGCCGTTTAAATATATCTTCTACGTGGACTTCATGGGTGCCCTTCACAATGACAAGGTTCAAGAATGCCTTAAAGAGTTAAAGCGCGACGCTAATGACATTAAGATTCTTGGAAGTTATCCTGCTGGACAATTCTAA
- a CDS encoding prephenate dehydrogenase/arogenate dehydrogenase family protein: MKVGIIGFGRLGKLISKYLEEDFTVEVYDINESVKTEVEAMGCHFKSLKEVASNPIVIPFVPMNKFESVIKEIAPMLSKDALVADVCSVKEMPVEVMKKYLPESVSILAIHPMFGPDSAGETLFGTKIAVCPVRIEDKYYQKICAFMRFHGIKVIETTAAEHDKQISHSLLLTHMIGRTLMDMDAKKLPIDTKGYRRLLKILKTVENDSWELFADMNEHNQYAKQTREDFIESFNKVVKRLEN, translated from the coding sequence ATGAAAGTTGGAATAATTGGTTTCGGACGACTTGGTAAGTTAATTTCAAAATACCTAGAAGAAGATTTTACAGTTGAGGTTTATGACATCAACGAAAGTGTAAAAACGGAAGTTGAGGCCATGGGTTGTCACTTCAAGTCTCTTAAAGAAGTTGCAAGTAATCCAATCGTCATCCCTTTTGTTCCAATGAATAAATTTGAATCAGTCATTAAAGAAATAGCACCAATGTTATCAAAGGATGCTCTCGTTGCTGATGTTTGTTCTGTCAAAGAAATGCCTGTTGAGGTGATGAAGAAATACTTACCTGAATCAGTAAGTATCCTTGCAATTCACCCAATGTTTGGACCGGACTCAGCAGGTGAAACATTATTTGGAACAAAGATAGCGGTTTGTCCTGTTCGCATTGAAGATAAGTATTATCAAAAGATCTGTGCCTTTATGCGTTTTCATGGGATTAAAGTTATTGAAACAACTGCCGCAGAACACGACAAACAAATCTCACACTCTCTTCTACTCACTCACATGATTGGGAGAACGCTAATGGATATGGATGCGAAAAAACTTCCTATCGATACTAAAGGTTACCGAAGACTTTTAAAAATTCTCAAGACTGTCGAAAATGATTCATGGGAATTATTCGCGGATATGAATGAGCATAATCAATATGCCAAACAAACCCGTGAGGACTTTATTGAATCATTTAATAAAGTAGTTAAAAGGCTTGAGAATTGA